One segment of Gemmatimonadota bacterium DNA contains the following:
- a CDS encoding DUF92 domain-containing protein: MPLLTALLCSALISAAGWRLRALTRGGGLAATAVGTTILAGTGWAGMAALGAFFVGASWVSRRAPDRSAAFGAKGQTRDAWQVLANGGAAALGALVPEAGLWIVTASLAAAAADTWATAVGGWSRRAPRHILTWAPVPAGTSGGLTPLGTMGAVAGALLVAGAAAVVAGTPRLGAAALGIGALGMLLDSLLGATLQGRFHCDHCDAPTERARHRCGAGARRVAGVAWLGNDGVNALATAAAAVAGWAAWRMLGG; this comes from the coding sequence ATGCCCCTCCTGACCGCCCTCCTGTGCTCGGCGCTGATCTCGGCGGCCGGCTGGCGCCTGCGAGCCCTGACCCGGGGCGGCGGGCTCGCCGCGACCGCCGTCGGCACCACCATCCTCGCCGGCACCGGCTGGGCCGGGATGGCGGCGCTCGGGGCCTTCTTCGTGGGCGCGAGTTGGGTGAGCCGCCGCGCCCCCGACCGCAGCGCCGCCTTCGGCGCCAAGGGGCAGACCCGGGACGCCTGGCAGGTGCTCGCCAACGGCGGCGCCGCCGCCCTGGGCGCGCTGGTGCCGGAGGCGGGACTCTGGATCGTCACGGCGAGCCTCGCGGCCGCGGCCGCCGACACCTGGGCCACCGCCGTCGGTGGCTGGAGCCGCCGCGCGCCGCGCCACATCCTCACGTGGGCGCCCGTGCCCGCCGGCACCAGCGGTGGCCTCACGCCGCTCGGCACCATGGGGGCGGTGGCCGGCGCGCTCCTGGTGGCGGGAGCGGCGGCCGTGGTGGCCGGCACCCCAAGGCTCGGCGCCGCGGCGCTGGGCATCGGGGCCCTCGGCATGCTGCTCGACTCGCTGCTCGGGGCCACGCTCCAGGGCCGCTTCCACTGCGACCACTGTGACGCCCCGACCGAGCGCGCCCGGCATCGCTGCGGTGCCGGTGCCCGCCGGGTGGCCGGCGTGGCCTGGCTCGGCAATGACGGCGTGAATGCCCTCGCCACCGCCGCCGCCGCGGTGGCGGGGTGGGCGGCCTGGCGGATGCTGGGCGGCTGA